The genomic DNA TGAAAAATATCATCATTTCAAGCCTTCAAAATCaagttttttctttcattatcttgcgtttttttttcatgaacCATATTACAGGGTATTTCATCCCTATTTCATCTTCCAATAAACATCAATGGTTAAAATGTAAAAGTTTCAATTGAGTGGTCACAGGCTCAATCCCGagtgtcgatcgtttcctaccagagtttgccaatttatttgatttcattgaaacggttccaacaaattggcaaccctgtcttaTTTCTCACAATCTTCGAATTTATAACATGTTGAAtatgctgatttataaaatgctgctatGATGTTCTCTAAAACGACTCTATAAATTTTTTAtcgaactaaaaatatattaaaataaatgaataacgtacaattattttattattatttttttttaatttacatatatcatagAGACATGTCATCCTAAATCTATGAACCATTCTATGACTTACTGTGTACCTATATatccaaaaataatataaaaccgtGCATATACCGCCAGTATATGCacgattttaaaaaatcaacaaattcggacTTGCCGAATTTGTCAGAGGGAGAGAACACCGGTTGTATTAAGTTTGATGAATCGTAATCATcgagaaaatcgaataaatttttcggcatttgaacccacgacctctctaccgGTAGACAATCGTTTAACTAGTGGCCGCATGTATAGATAATAGAAGTGTTTTGAGCATTTGAACGGTGTGTGATTGTACGTGTTTTGCAAAGTATGTACTCAAGTGAACACAATGCGTGTTTGAGCGCGTACACCACAACGTACGTGTCGAATTCGAGAATAAAAAGAAGAGCGGACAGTCGAGGCCCGCGTAACGGGACTTTTCACTTCGAAAAGTGTGCCGCGACAGCCAAAGGTCGTATGTCGCGCGGCAATGCTACGGGACCGGCTCGGCGTCGAAACGTCGCAAGCGCCGCGGTCTCGCGCAGGCCAAAAGTAACCTTGACCCGCGGTGCAAAAGCGACAGTACCGGTCGACGCGGTCCGGGCCCGTTTTCGATTTCGGTTAAATTGCCCGACGCGATGCACTCGCCTGCTTTGTAGGTCAGTAAAGcgactttattttctttttgtacaAAGCAAAGCGgatttgttttacttttttttttcgttttgaagAGTGTACGTAATTCGGAGTCCGAGACGGCTAATTTGCCGGAAATGTTGGAAAAGCGGCGGCGCCGTCGGAAAAGCTCTAGCGCAGGGTTTTCCAACCCGCGGGCCGCTAAAACTGGATAACGTCATGAAAATCGTCACTATAACTGTGAATTTCTCAAAGGTCAAGGGATTGAATCATCACCAATATGAGTGCTGATTTAGTCGATATAATTTACTTTTCTGTGAGGTTACTTTTCGCATTGATACAAAAACTTAAGAGCAGGTTTCAAGACTTTTCAGTAAACATAAATATGCacattacactgagcaaaaaaaaataagcgaaGCGAATATTAATCaaactaagtttgacccactgaatttgaatatgacagtAATTTTTATAAGCTTGCTGCCTTTCGTTTAAAATATATGAGCGTGTAAAAAAACCGCATTTCTTTACAGATTTTTTACTACTgtaccaaaagtgagtattggaatcaatagtctgTTGTTTTTTTCTATAGATACTTTGAAATacgtgtaattaattatccagcGAATTTATGTCAAAAATACACTTTTTTCTTCCGTAATTCCATCGGctgattggttttttttttattgaaacgttCTAATTTGAGCGCGAAATGACTTTTAAAATACAACAGCGAGATGAAGAACGGAGAGCGCATCATTTCacgttgtaatttaaaatcatttaccacttGAATTAATAAGTTcagatgaaatgaaaaaatatattgacaTTAAAAACCAACCCTGATAAACATGGTATAGTGAAAAATTTGCGAAATTAGCTCatgatataacaaaaaaaaaattgtaaaaaatatatatttttgtattttataattcgACAGATAATTAATTAgactattttaaaacaattaaaaattaaaatcaataaaaaaatcatgtgaCTATTAATTCCAATACTTAAGTACTTTTGGCACAACAGTactagatttttaattaaagactgtTGAAGTcaaaggtatgtaaaaattgcacatttttttaaaacgctcatatgtatttcttaaaGGAGAGCAAGCCTacaaaaaattattgtcatattcgataTCAGTGAGTCAAACTTCGTAAAgatcaatgtattttatttctaaacTAAACTGTCACTTAAAGTACTGAAAGTAccaaagtatgaaaaaaaactatccaaaaaaagttGGGTGATTTGTTTATCGTTGATTCCAATCTGTGttaaaaattttgatatatgtagggTTTGGTTTTGAACGTGCAGAGTGCATAATACAGAGCGTGTATGGAGGAATGATTAagacgtacatatttacatacaataaaatactGTTTGATCTAATCCATGTGCATAATTTGGAACCCCTTGCATCttgattctacatacatatattatgtatttatgtttatgtacatttgtaggTGATTATTTACTTGCAACAGACAGTAATTTTTGATTCAATTACAGAATTGGTCTCTTTCTACAGTCAGTCctccacaaaaaaaaataatatatataaactacCTATCATATGCATagaacaatattaataaattttaaaatatttgtaattaaaaaaatttagctTTGCCTTCCTAGCAgaaatgtttgaaattaattattcaaaatcaTCGCATctgttaaaatgtaaattaatttacTATTTGCAATATGCAGCTAAAATGACAATGCAATTCagttaatagctattgatcaaTCAATcactcacttttttttttaaaaagattatttaaaaataaattgaaatgcagtgtttcaaaatttacatataaaacaaaataatttataggtgtgtgtatatatttatattcagattCAGATTCACGCAGTAAACTAATCTAATTAACTGTgtctattttcaatttaattaattttaattttaatttacatattgggTTATGGTTGTTATTAATGCTTCGAAGCGAAACGTGCAAAATTTTATTGtcacataattataatatatcatattatatttagtatttgTCAGTGACGCTCTTTGGTCACTACTGTTGTTATTTacttcatatatttattatacgttttttgttatgaattttatatttaattgaagaACTCGAGGTACGTCAATTTTATCGatagtttgaaaaaatatttattacacttTTTATCACCCGTGTATACGTTTATATATAGAAAAGTTGGCAAATCGCGAAATAAGCGTGCCTATTGACCGTGAAAACTGGCGACCACGCTCCTTGtttgtattttctatatttttttcctcGGCTATTTATTCGCATTGTCAAGCGCGTTAAAGGCTCATTTCGAAACACTCGcagaagaaacaaaaaaatattattcacaaatatactataaaataaagtaaaggaaaAAATCATTTCGAAATGCGATTTTTCGTCAGCTTTTCGTGCGCGCAccacattttcattatttttcatacatttcgCAATGCGGGCGGGCCGTTCACCCAGCGATTGCACATCGGTGGCGATATCGTTAAATTACAACAAataaacagtggaaaaaaaggaaaatgtgTTAAGTTCGCTATGAATTTTCCGAAATTGGCGCAAATTtcccgaaaaaaatcaaaacataataaaaaaaaaatcttattacatttttgtatatgggccgtttattttcaatgaaattgtaTTGTTGTTTTTAACTTCACGTTTAAACAAAGGTGTGTTTTATAAATTCTACTAAGCAgcctttaaatataaataaattttcattaaaactgtATTACTGAATTGTAAAAATCTTtaacttttatatttcattgttaaCATAAGAAATGCACCTCTTTTAACAGTGCAAATTGTGAGATAAAATATGCCTcatcaaacattaaaaaaaatcttataactTTTTGTATATGGGCCGTTTATTTTCAATGGAAATGTATTGTTGTTTTTAACTTCACGTTAGAACAAaggtgtattttataaattctacTAAGCaggatttaaataaatatgtaaacattttcACTAACACTATATTACTGAATtgtaaaaaacatatacatatgtatatgaacatttatatttcattgttaaaataagAAATACACCTCTTTTAATAGTGCAAATTGTGAGATAAAATATGCCTGATGTCATTCCTTTTTATCTGAACTGGAAgtggtacttttactctagtttttattagtaaattatctacatatttttatttacataaaaatccaCTTTTGATcaaaaacaatgtttttatgcaaatttatcTCTATTTGATACTTAAAAACTTTGATTGTAAAAATAAGCCCACAAAAGTGATACAAACGATACAGTGAAAATAAAAAGCTGATAATATAATTTTGGATTTACGAGGTTTTCAAGTTATGTAGTGTGAAAATGGTGAActctgaacatacatatatacatacatagcagttaaaataagcttatttgtatttttatcgcTGAAAGGGGAAAAGGTAGCACAAATTATTGATCCTTTGGATTAGTTTTAGATCAGAAGATTAACTCTTTGAATTCCGACGATCCATGAACGCCTTCTGTTCGAGTGTTGAACATATCGAGGTTCGTCATGGTGCCGTAGCTAAATAAACCGACAATAATCGCTCAGCGATCAAACCCAATTGGGAAACGTTCCACCGTTTTTATACGAAACGGACAGACAGACAGCTATTTTGTAAACGCAACAGCCGTTTTAAAACTCTACGTGATTccgtaaaatataaacaaaatctagaaaaaaatcccaTGTAGATTACCTTTACTTTGCTTACTGCTTACGTACTACGTGATTTTtaacgttttatttttgttttgtttcagaAGTATTAGAAGACCGGCTGTGCGGTCGAGAGCAATGCACTCGAAGAATCTACCCAGCTCTTGACCGAGTGCCAAAGACGACCCCCTCACCCCCGGTCCACCCAGCTGCTGGCTGAAGATGAAGTATTGCGCCACGGCCAATATGTCGGCTTTACCAAGCGCATCTCACGCCGACCATGCCGAGGTCGAAAGCCTGCTCCAGTCCTGGCAGGGCGAGCTGCTTCTGAGCAAACTGCCCAACCATCCGGCACCCATCAGCCCTCATATGATCCCTGCCGAAGCCCTCTCTCCTGAGGCTTCCGAGGACACCAAATCCGGGCTGGACGTGCTCGACCACCTCATCATGTCCTCCCAACTGCCCAACTCCAGCCTGGCCGAGCTGAAGCCCTTGCCACCCTTCACCGGCTACACAGGACACCTCTCCATCAACGGCATCTCAGGACACCACTACCATGCCATAGCTCAACGCCTCCCCGAAGAGAACAACAACTTCCCATCTCAGAGTGGATACGGCAGTGAACAAAACATTGTGTCCTCGTCCACGTGCGTTTCAGACTCGGGCGCCCTAGAAGACTCTAAAGTTTTCCCTATAAATTCAGACGGCGAATCCAAAATGTTCTCCTCGACAGCTGACAATACAGACTCTAAGTTGTTTTTGAACTCTTCGGCGGACTCTTGTGCCAACATGCACGCGGATTCGCCCGGTGTTAAGATGTACGGTGTTAACCCAGACAGTTGTGAACTCAATTCCGATTCCGTGACCCCCAAAACTGAAATGTACGACATTTCGTCAATAGAAGACATAGCCGCTATTATAGGTTCGGCCATTGCGGACACGACAGTGCCTTCACAAGTGGAAGATCCCGAGCAGAGCGCGTCCAAAGACAGTTGGATGGATTTAGACGCGTGGTTCGAGGGGACGTGCGCCCAACAAGACACCAAGATCATCATATCTCCGGACAACCTTTCGGAATTCGTCCTGCCGCACTCCCCGCAACACATCCAACACGACTTCTCCAATAAATTAGATTATAATAGTAAACACAATCACGACGTGCACAAAAATCAAGACTATATACAGAGATCGGTGAACCACAGTGGGTCTACGCTGCAGTCGTTGCTAACGCACGGCTACATGCCGCTGTTGCAGAACAGACTCCAGAACGGTCCTCCGGTGAAGCAAGAAGTGCCCAGCTCTACCAGCTACGGCATGGACATCATATCTACTTCTAGTCCTCCTGGAAACGTCGTGTCGACGACTGACAACCTCCTGTTGAACGGTCGCTACATCCCACATCACTATGCGATAGGTCTGAAGCCGGAAGGACTGTGTAGTCCGGACCACATGATGGGAAACTACCCTCACACTACAACCACCACTCCTATGTCGAACAAAAGCAAGAGAAGCAGAGCACAGAAGAAGCAGCAGCAGCAAGCAGTCAGTCATAGCATCGCCTTCCAGAGCGCGGCAGACCTCAGCGGACTGTTAGGGAAAGAAAAGCCTGTCCATAGGTGTAATATTTGCAATAGAGGTTTCTTGAACAAATCCAATATCAAAGTACACCTCAGAACTCACACGGGAGAGAAGCCTTTCCGGTGCGAGGTGTGCTCGAAAGCTTTCCGTCAAAAAGCTCATCTAATAAAGCATCAGCAGATTCACAAGCGAATAGGCAGAGACTAGTTTATAAACGAAACAAATCTGCTATGCGATCGGGTACTAagtagaaaatttatttaaaacttttccGACACATTTCAAAACACCAATAGCCACATAAATAACAATACTTTTCTATCTACAAATGTTCTCTGCgatgcaaatattattataatatataaataaaaataggttCCGTATCGATGatgattttgaaattaaattctacaCTATATCCATCGCAGGGCACGTGCTATTGATAAAGGTACCTCATTAATTATCTGCGATCTGCTCTATGATGATCGAAGGaagtatatatacacatatgaatgtatgcttaaatgaaatatataattatttaatagtcGAAAAAGACTCTCGagaacaaaaattattttttcctatGGACAAGTGCAATGTTATTTAGTTTTATGTATTCTCTATAATGATAATACGCATAACATCCTTGGTGCGTATGATAAAAATGAACGATTGCGAATTAGCACGTATTGAATCGAGCTCTTcgtgctgttgttgttgttttttttttgactttcaAATACACATTTTCGAAGCGTTTTGAATACGTCTCAACAATCGCTAGGTATGATGAATACGAAaagtattgaatatttattttaattttaagatttttgtatatttattattagttaaAATTTCCATTAAGGAGAACGAGTATATTTGATtctacaaatgaatgttttttttatgattaaaaaacGTATTTTCCGTATTGTCACAACAATTTTTACATGTTTATCTTCTTTGATAGATTTTCACGTAAAAATTTATCagtgtatgtttttttatagttatttttatactctttggtttttttatgtatatctttattttattttatttttttgtatgtaaattttatgcaTTTGTTCTATAGCATTAATTTGACAATAGAACTTGCTTAagttatgttttatttaatttttattttacgtttcatttttaattcatttgctTCTCTTAGCGTAGAATCTTCTCattctttttaaaaaattgagatCTCATATTTTcaagtataatatgtgtatttttaactCATTCGagctttgtataaaaaaaataatttattaattagatGTCTTAAATTCCGTGATaagtttatttgtattatattcatGAATTAAGTACGAaatcatttatttgaatatcctttatttatatgtgaacacaaaaatatttttacaattccTCTGACATTTttcatgtttgtttatttacataaatctgACCActaatatgtgaaaaaaaattatcttatttATAATCATTGGTGTATAAACTTCTCCTTTTAAATAGAATctttttatgtacaaattcgcgtacaaaatatcactatatttcgttttatttcTCAACACCAATCGTTATTAATTCGCTGTTAAACAATGCCCATAGTTTTAtagatatttgatttattttatttatcatctgTTTCTTTTACAATTGTTCAAAATTCTAATGTTTTAAGTGTCTTGTATAGTCTgtagatttttaaataatttatttacattatattaagaATGCTTTGTAACATTGCGCAATGTTAAATTCggatgtaaaaaattatttaagtatgtttttcattattatttttcattttatttttttaccttttttcattagagttttgtttctttttttaatttatagatCACTTCGCCGAATTTCGCGATGGTCGAAAATATTAAGAGATTGTAAAAATGtgtacatttaatatacatatatatatatataaatataaatagattattctgattttcaatcgtatttttttttatcccaTACAcactttgattttattattttaacatatttgcatatttttactTGCCACAAAACACATCACGATTGGATGGACAATTTCAAGGTGATCATcgcataaataaatactaattgTACCATTACTTCGTACTTTTATTTCCTtgcacatgtttttttttttttttttatttaattaatcatatCAATaccatcgatatatgtacatatgtatgcacttacCTACACAATAAACTTCCTgaagatttaaattaaatgaaacaaCACCACTCACATCAATTAACAGAGACTCGAACAGCATATAATctaaatgtaatttataaatgaaagatTCTAAGCAAAATCCCATGTAGCTGTTGAACTTGGTACCTTGGTTCCTGATTGATGAGTTGGTGCCTGTTCATGCTAATTTCCCGTACAATTCGAATGTCTAATCAAGCGCAAAAGTTATTCCGATTGATGATTTGAATGGAAGGCTCTCTCTAGTCGCTCTCCGTGTTCCAAATGCAATGACCAACACAGCCAGTTCGAGTTGCACATGTATACACGATGGTACCAGGCACTACAAGACACTATGTTGTACTCGACAATTGAACAGTGATCGTCAACTTACATATCATATGAAGAAATACACAATTGCATCCATTTTATTATACTATAAGCCTAAAACTGGTCAAATTTGCTGAATTTATGTCTTAAATTTATCATATTGATAAACTGACgagtttttaatttgaatttatgagTGTCGGCAAGTACGCGGAACACCGGTTGTGAACCAAGCTCGAGTATCACATGTTCAGGAGAAATTCTTCCAACTCACCTACTTACCAAGGTAAACGTTTTCTCCGCGTGCCTATGCAAAGAAGTGACTTCTAACCTGTGATGCCtgatatatagtatgtattattGATTTGTATGCACGGATGCATTTCAGAACTCATTTAAAgctatacaatataaatacatatatataatattaaaaacgaaaaacttaaaaaaaaaccaactaaTAATTCcacatattaaatacattttttaccaaatttgtaaaaaaaaatatttaaaaaatctctgGCATCATTTTAAGTAAGTACGAAATATTAGTCATTAAACTTGATTCAAATTTCCTACCATTAGTGTATGAAGGGATCATtttgttcaattaaaaaaaattgttaagtaCATACGTGTTAAAAGGCAAGTATATAAAAAGGGGATTGGAACACTCCCAATCGTCACATAAGACAAATATATcacataaaaaatcaattttgaactacctacatacatcaATTTACACGGTCTTCGACTTAAACGATTGCATATTAACCGGTTTCTATTTTATTGGCTATAAGTAGATAAAATTAGGGTATTTACATGGGTAGAGGTATTTagtaaattaaaatctgacaaaacgtgAGGGTGACggaaattcaaacatacatacatataaggccaCTAAATGTCAAGGtgtttttaaacgtgtctattacgattatttttcaccatcgtaatggcggaattgatttaaatatctgtcgttgaccaaaccgcgcaaaatggcaaagaagactgtaggaatag from Arctopsyche grandis isolate Sample6627 chromosome 1, ASM5162203v2, whole genome shotgun sequence includes the following:
- the ich gene encoding zinc finger protein ichor translates to MKYCATANMSALPSASHADHAEVESLLQSWQGELLLSKLPNHPAPISPHMIPAEALSPEASEDTKSGLDVLDHLIMSSQLPNSSLAELKPLPPFTGYTGHLSINGISGHHYHAIAQRLPEENNNFPSQSGYGSEQNIVSSSTCVSDSGALEDSKVFPINSDGESKMFSSTADNTDSKLFLNSSADSCANMHADSPGVKMYGVNPDSCELNSDSVTPKTEMYDISSIEDIAAIIGSAIADTTVPSQVEDPEQSASKDSWMDLDAWFEGTCAQQDTKIIISPDNLSEFVLPHSPQHIQHDFSNKLDYNSKHNHDVHKNQDYIQRSVNHSGSTLQSLLTHGYMPLLQNRLQNGPPVKQEVPSSTSYGMDIISTSSPPGNVVSTTDNLLLNGRYIPHHYAIGLKPEGLCSPDHMMGNYPHTTTTTPMSNKSKRSRAQKKQQQQAVSHSIAFQSAADLSGLLGKEKPVHRCNICNRGFLNKSNIKVHLRTHTGEKPFRCEVCSKAFRQKAHLIKHQQIHKRIGRD